TTGTGTTAGACGGCAATGATGAACTCATTCAACATTTCGAGCCTTGAGTCACAGTATATACGCGGACAAGAAAGGATGACAAGGTCTATTATGTGTCTCAGGTGTTCAGCCAGGGCTGAGGTGACACTTGAGGTAAGTCTCACTCTCACTGGGACCTCTTTCAAATGTGGGTGCTATTCTGATGGTGGAATGCAAATACTTGCTGAACTTTACTAAAACCATTGCAAAGATCCTGAGGCCCCAGCAGGCAAATGCCATGATTCATCCTTGAAGACTTAACTAGCTAGAAATCTCAAATTATTAGCCTTCATTTGACACCAATGAATGTGTCTGATGTTCAAAAACAGACCAATATGAAATAGAAATCCACAGGATTTGTGACCCACTTTTATATTGGCACTGTTGATTTACTTTCTAGGAAGGGGACTCTGTGTTTTTCTTTCCACAAGACAGTTGAGTGGATCTTGACATCTCAACTTTGTGGAAGAGAATGAAAATTACTGTTGTCCCCTGTATTATGCATTCAAAATCTTAATCCTCAAAATCTCAATTGTTGATTTTTAATGACTGGGATTAATTTTCAAACACTCTGTGGTCTAGAAAATGTTGTTACTGTACACCCACCATGTGGTAGGATGATCATTTGGAATTTTGAGTGTAATTGCAGAAACAGTGTTTCAGGAGTTAGACATGGAAGCTCTTAAAGCTCCCTCTCTTCCTTCACTTCATTTGTCAATACTCCCAACCAGATTTCCTATGAGGCCATATGACAAACCCATGTTGCATCTTCCTTCTATCCATAACccaattcttctttttcatcaatttgtttaaacttttcaaaattaaagcCTTGCACAGTCATATCTTCCAGTAGTTCAAGCAAAGCCATGGACTCACCTTGACCATCTCATGGAGGAGACGAGAAGTTTGATTGGTTTTCTCAGTGGTATCCGGTTGCATCAGTCTGTGATCTTGACAAGAGGAAGCCGCATGCCAAGAGGGTGATGGGTCTTGATGTAGCTGTGTGGTGGGATAGAAATGAAAGTGAATGGAAGGTGTTTGATGATTCTTGTGCTCATGGGTTGGCTCCATTGTCTGAAGGGATGATTGATCAGTGGGGCCAGTTGCAGTGTGTGTGTACCATGGGCAGTGTTTCAATGGCTCTGGTGACTGCAAATTCATTCCTCAGGCACCCCCAGATGGTCCTccggtaaaaataaatttggcatCTGTTGTAGTTATAATTCTGACATACATCCATCCAGTAGCTCTCCCAAATCCAAAACACTGATTTGGATTCAAATCCAATCCCTCAAAAAATATGAATCTATATGCTTGAGTGTGTTTGAATGAATGGAATGAATTGGATTTTTCTTTGGAATTTGTAAAACATTAATGGCATGTACTTCTTATTGTAGTTTTTGACAAAGTATGCAGGTTCACACATTCAAGAAAGCACGTGCAGCTGTTTATCCAAGTGCTGTGCAGAATGGAATTGTCTGGTTTTGGCCAAACACTGATTCTCAATTCAAAGATATTCTTACAAAGAAAAAGCCTCCTTACATCCCAGAATTGGATGACCCCTCATATACCAAGTCCATGGGAGCTAGATATTTTCCCTTCAGGTATGTAGAGATACAGCTATCTACAAGTTCTCTAGTCCTCTTTTTCCAAACTGGAAAATGCAGGTTTTAACTCATCCAGAAAGGGGAGAAAAGGAGTTGGGGGTGTAGAAAGTCTTCTAATGCATGTGGAAGTCATGAAATATGAAAGAATCATTATTAATCATATGTGACTAATAAGTTTTAATGTGACAAATAAGTTTTCTACCTGAACACTCCTATACTTCATGTACTACTTATCTTAAATTCTCTCGTGTAAACTAAAACGGTGTCATTCAGGTATGAGGTTCTGATGGAAAATATCATGGACCTTGCATATGCACATTACGGGATAATGCAAATTCCACAGGCAAACAGATGAGCAGATCTAACTAGGCCTAGTTTTAGTTATTTTGCTATGTTGCCTAGTATGAATGAGATTCATTTCTCTCACACATTTTCTTTCACACCCAAGGCAGATAGAGAAGGGGGAGACACCAATTGAGATCAGTGTGATGAGATTAGCCATAGATGGTTTTGTTGCAGAGTGAGAGCTTGCCAGGAGCAAATTTATTCCTTCCTGTTTGTGCTATACTTGTTTGGGTTTTCCGGCATATCAAAGTAATGGATCTGTGTCATCAGACCTTACCAAAGAGGTAACCATTAGGTTGATCTTATTAGTTAGAAGTTACGCTGTTTTTCTTTAATTGCCCTTTAGTTGAATCATATTTGCTTTTAACTTGTTTGGTTCAGGAACCATTGCCTCATGTGTCTCCAACAGAGCACTTTTGATTCTTATCTGTGTTCCAGTAAGTCCAGGAAATAGCAGATTGATATGGACTTCTCCAAGAAACTTTGGACCGTGGACTGATTGTATGGTTCCATGATGGATGCTTCATATGAGGCAAAACCTTATTCTAGATTCAGCTATATATCTTCCCCATGTAAAGGTAACTCCCATCTATTTGTATTGTTATTTTCTGTCTAGGTAACATGATAAGCTTTATGACATCATAGCTTCCAAGGAAACAAATGGAGCCCGATGCCTTGCCTTGTTTGATTGTTGAGTAGTTAAGAGGAAAGGAACACTTGGAATCATGCAACACCTATTCTAGACAATCTCGCTAGAATTATTATCCCTAGTTTTCTCGTGTGTTTCCTGTAGGAGTATAAGCTTATGAAGGCCGGCCTTTCCAATTGGCAGAAGGCTTGTTTTATGCCAACAAAGTCAGATGCCCACATCATTGCCTTTAGAGCATGGTTGAGGAAGCACTCAGCAGGGCCCTGCCCCCAACTCCTCCCAGAGAGCAGCTAATGGACAGGCAagacttgaattttttttttctttgataaccAAGGATTCCATGGCCAAGCCCCTAGGACTCTTTCCATAGGGACCCAAACCTTGGGGTGCTGACTGTCCTGCAACAATCAGCACCGGGTAAATTATGGGTATCATAAGTGGTAGGTTTTGAATTCAGGACCATGTGCCACTTATTGGGACTATAAGTCCCAGTGTTAGCCCTGACCAACTAAGCTACCTGATGGAGTAGACCTGAATTTTAGGTTTGAGTTAGCTTCAATGCCCTGAGAATAAAGAAAGTTTCTCTATATACCTTTTTTGGGTAAAATATTTCCATCACAATGTATAAAGCTTTGATTCACTAATCCATAACCaattgaagaaataaagaaaatttcaaaaaactcCATACACAAGCTTTTCTTGCTTGGGATGAATCTTTTTAGACGAGACAGTGGTATCAAAACCGTCCACTAGGACCACTACCAGTAAGTATCAGGTCATATAACTAATGCTTTGAATGGATTATGTTGTTTCAGGTAGTGGTCTCATGTGGTGAACTGCAGCAGCTGTTGCATACAAAGGTCTCCATGTGCTTGAGGTGGTGTTGCAGATCTTCTCAATTGCTCTAATCAGGATTCCTGCCATAAACCATGGTGCTATGTCGGTGGCTGCAGGGACTACACTGGTATTCATGGCAGTCCTATGCTTTGCAGCTTCAAACTTTTAGTGCAATGAAGTTACAATGCTTtcgaaataaaagaaaaacataataataatctaaaataaCTCCTTGAATTTATTCTGCATAATACATGATCTTCAACGGGTCAAATGGACTTCCTCTTCATATTGTTGTAGTCATCATCTTGATTCATAAGCATCTGAAAGTTGATAAAATGGATTCCGCAGATAGAATGCCACCTTTACTTAGAATATCACCCAAACGATAAAAAGGTAGCCAGCCAAAAGGTGGAACTAGGATCAAGAAAATTGAAGTCAGAATAAGAGTTCCACTCAAGAACCTAATGTTGCCTGAGATAGTGAGATGATTCCAGATTCGAATGCTAAAGGTTTTGGTGAATTGAAGTCACTATACCATATATAAATGCTGCGAAGAACACAAGTATGTTCTTCACATTGCAATATAATATCGTGTGAATGGAGATTCATTTTCCCAATCCTATTTTGCAATGACAGCTGAACCCACAAATGCAAGTAAAAATATGAAAGCCTGTGAAAGACTGCCAAGTTCTACCATCTTCTCGGAAGTTAAATGATACGAACTTATTCAGATCATTTATGAAAGTAGATTAGATTAATTCTCTTTATAAATTTGGACAATATTATACAATCTCGTTTCATCTACCGAGATCATGACAACAAATTCTCTATATGTTAGAGAACATAAAACATTAAGCCTATAAATGGAGTGGTCTGATGGCATCTTTAATTTGGGTTATGGCTGCCCCAAACTACACCCAGCGGGCCGTGGATTGGGGCTGGGAATTTAGGTCCTAGTTTAAGATAGGCCAAAGCCTAACTATTCAAAATAGGGAAACTTAGAGTGAataattagatttataaataagGGATAATTTCGtaccttttaaattttaataataacccAAACAATTACAGCCAATGGAACAGCAATTCactatttctttaatttcaagCCACATCCCCTGCCATTCGTTCACACCGCTGTGCTTGTCTGCAActaattatctatttatttggtCCGACTCTCTGAAGGTTGGAATTTTGAACTTTGATGGAGGCAGCCATGGAAGCTGAGGCCTTGTTCTATGGTCCCAGCAAAGCTTCCCACAACTTCACATGAGAAACCCTTGCTGCATTTTCCATTTAGACCGGTACCCACTTCATTTTTTCCACCAATTCGCCAAATTACTGTATCCAGGGTTTCGCGGCTGTTTCATCCACTGTGTCTACTGAACCCATGAACCCAGTTCAGCCAGAGGTCCAGAGTCACAGCCAGGAAGTGAAGTTCAATTGGCTGTTGCAGTGGTATCCTTGACCAAGAGGGTTCCACATGCTAAGAAGGTGATGGGTCTGGATGTGGtgtgtagggacccatccctgatgacacgtgacACACGCCTCCTGACGATACGTGGCACGCGATCTTATCCGGAGTATCCACATCCGGATTTCCTCgagagtacacgtggcgcgctctCCTATCCGGACCTTCTGAAATAAGAGCATGCGGGACTCGCAAAACCtcctatccggaccaccgccattactcatccggtgacctttcatattctatcCGGATATGTCCATCCGGATCACCGATCAAACCAAACATGACTCACCACGTCATTCTGACACCCTGTCACAATCCATATTCCAATacctgcagagtgaaaagacagaagtgacagcaagtcacttcccacgatctctgacagccgttcgtaggatgaggatgtccctgccaccacctagtgacatcatggtaaaccaaaaagccttccatcatttatggaggagagagaatttCCAAAGAACTATATATACAAACCTTCACGCAAAGAAGAAGGTAAGCCTttcaatacctagtaaaaggccaactgtgccaattgcttttatctctctttccatggctgacaaaaccatcggagggtgtgtccggacaccctgtccggacgccttttgcaggagcAGCTGAATCAGGAATCACAGTTGAGATCATACgtccatccatttggcaactaaGTGGATCATTGggaatacgaggcctcaacattggcgccgtctgtgggaatCTTTTTCGCTGATTCAGTAACTAACAAAGATGGCCACGCCTTCCCAAAGCCGTTCATCTGGTAGAGGAGAGGAAGACAATTCTGAATGGCGCTAAGCCATCGAAAGAAGGCAGTTAGCAAGCGAGCGACAACTGCAAACTCTCCTCCAGGAGACGACAAGGTTGAGAGAGGAAAATGCAATATTGCGAATCTAGGCATCGTCGACGGGGCCACCCCGTCGTCAGCACTCTAGAGGCCAAGTAGCCAACTCAAGGCCTCATTTGGAGTCGATTTACCCAGGAACAGCGGAGGCAATCCCTGAAACACGCAGCGCTAGGCCGCATGAGCCACACACGCCCATGCCTCGAGCTCCCCGCGAAGAGAGCTCAGATTCCACTCATTTCTCGTCAAAGAGACAGCGTGACAGAAGATCCCAATTATCAGGCGCTATGCGTGCGAGACTAGGACCCAGCAGCCTGGCAGGCCCAAGCCACCAGCAACCACCACAAGGGGAGTGCACCATGACCCTACGGTCACCCCCATACCACAGAACGTTCTCTCGCACCGTGACCCCTTGGTCACCCCCATGGTGCAGAACGTTCCACCGCACCAAGCGGTACGGACCATTGGGAAAAATCCCCCGAACGAGCCACCCATCGGCTCCATTAGCAAAAggctggatgacatgctctccacgcctttctgCTCTCATATCATCCATTATGAGCCCCCAAGGGGGTTCCTCGTACCAAAGTTCTCCACGTACGATGGGTGCAGTGACCCcttcgaccatatcatgcattatcgGCAGCTCATGACCCTCGATATAGGTAACGATCCGCTGCTGTGCAAGGTATTCCTTGCCAGTCTACAAGGACAGGCCCTCTCATGGTTCCATCGCCTACCTCCTAACTCGGTGGACAATTTCAGAGACCTTTCAGAAGCTTTCGTGGGACAATACCTATGTTCCGCTCGGCATAAACAAAACATCAGCACCttgcaaaatataaaaatgaaggataatGAATCCTTGAGGGAATTCGTGAAACGATTTGGCCAAGCTGTCCTACAAGTGGAAGCTTGCAGCATGGACGCTGTCCTACAGATCTTCAAGCGAAACATCTGTCCAGACACTCCATTTTTTGAATCACTAGCTAAGAAACCTCCCATGACGATGGGCGATTTGTTTCGACGTGCGAACAAATACTCCATGCTGGAGGATGACGTACGGGCAGCCACCCAACAAGTATTGGTTGCCGGACAGCCGTCCAAAGGGAATATAGAAGGAAGCGCTAAACTTCTAGACAGGCCAAGGCCATCCGATCGAAGGCAAGAAGGGCTAAGCCGCCCGGAGATGCCACCTCTCACACCACTCTCCATAACTTATGAGAAGCTTCTCTCTATGATCCAAAGCATGTTTGATTTCAGGTGGCCCAGACCCCTCGGGTCGGATCTATCCAGAAGAGATCATAGCAAAAAATGCGCTTCCCACAAGGAGCATGACCACACAACGGAAACGTGCAGAAGCCTCCAATATTTGGTGGAAAGGCTTATAAAGGCGGGACATTTAAGGCAATACCTCCGCTCAGATGCCAGAGATAGAGACGCCGCCCGGGGCCACGACTCTGGAACCCCCGCGATTCCAGCCGCCCCCAAAGCCGTCATAAACTACATTAATGGAGGTCCGTCGGATGAAGAGATAAATTCCAAACGAAAGAGGCAAAAATTATTACGAGAGGCAATGGTGCGTGAGCGTGTCAACTCCATCCGACCTGGGATAACCGGAGGAAGCCCTCACCCCATAGACGGGACAATCATTTTTCCACCAGCAGACCCCACATGGATATTACGTCCGCACCGCGACGCCCCTCATTCTATCCTTAGGGATAGACAAATTCAATGTAAGACGCATCTTAGTTGACCCAGGCAGCTCAGCTGATTTGGTACAAGCAGCAGTCATAAGCCACATGGTGGGGCACAATTTAGTCGGTCTCGAAAACCCTGGGAGAATCCTGTCCGGATTCAACGGGGCATCAACCATTTCCTTAGGAGATATTGTGCTACCAGTTCAAGCTGGCCCAGTCACTCTCAACGTCCTATTTTCAGTGGTACAAGATTTGTTACCCTTCAATATTATCTTGGGGCGCACATGGCTGCACTGCATGAAAGCCATCCCCTCCACATATCATCAGATGGTAAGCTTTCTTACTGAGGATGAGCAAATCAACCTGTACGGCAGCCAACTAGCTGCTCGCCAATGATACCAGATAGCAAGAGAACCAGGGACCAGTCAGGAGAATGAACCTCTCCCTGAGTCCACGCATGCACTTGACCAATAGTAGTCATTATGCCCGGCGGACAGAGATCCCCCGGTAGCAGATCCCTTgcaaacaatccaaatttcggAAGAAGATGCTCACCTTACTCATATCAGTTCCCTCTTAACACCTGAAGAAACCCAGAACATCCAAGATGCCCTCCGACAAAACCATGACATTTTCGCATGGGCGCACTCTGATATGAAGGGGATTCATCCATCAATAGTCTCTCATAAACTTAACGTTTTACCAACAGCGAAACCCATCCGGCAGAGGGTTAGACGTTTCCACCCGGACAGATAAAAGATCATCCGGAATGAGATCGACAAACTACTGGAAGTCGGattcatcaaagaagtggattatccggactggttggcaaatgtagtaGTGGTACCCAAAAAAGAGGGCAAATGGCGGGTCTGCGTTGACTACACCAATATCAATAAAGCGTGTCCGAAAGACAGTTTCCCCTTGCCACGAATAGATCAAATTGTGGATTCCACTGCTGGGCAAGGGATGCTCTCCTTCCTGGACGCTTTCTCCGGAtatcaccaaatccccatggccccggatgatcaagagaagacaaccttcataacgccacacggactttattgttacaaagtcatgccatttggcCTCAAAAATGTTGGCGCTACTTATCAAAGACTGATGACAAAGATATTTAAACCGCTAATCGACCTTACAGTAGAGGTGTATATCGACGATATCGTCGTCAAAATCAAAACCCGAGAGGAGCATGTTCTCCACTTGCAAGAAGTTTTTCACCTTCTAAGGAAGTTTGACATGAAGCTAAACCCTTCTAAATGCGCCTTTGGAATAAGTGCTGGGAAATTCCTGGGATTTATGGTCAGTCAAAGGGGGATAGAGGTCAGCCCAGATCAAGTCAAAGCAGTCATAGAAACACCACTCCCCAGGAACAAGAAGGAATTACAGCGCCTCACAGGCAAGCTTGTCGCCCTGGGACGTTTTATAGCCTGTTTCACCGATGAGCTACAACCCTTCTTCTTGGCAATCCGCAAAGCAGGAGCAAGCGGATGGATGGACAACTGTCAAAACGCTTTCGAAAAAATTAAGCGGTGCCTCATGCAACCACCCATCCTAAGCAGCCCTCTCTCCAGAGAAAAACTGTACATGTACCTGGCTGTCTCAGAGTGGGCAATTAGCGCTGTCTTATTCCGCTGCCCATCGCCCAAGGAGCAGAAACCCATCTACTACATAAGCAGAGCGTTAGCAAACGTAGAAACCAGATATTCAAAGATGGAATTAACGGCCTTAGCACTTCGAAGTGCCGCCCAGAAACTCCGATCCTATTTCCAAGCACACCCAGTGGTCGTGTTAACTGACCAACCCTTTCGCAATATCCTATACAAGCCGGACCTAACCggaagaatgcttcaatgggccatagaattGAGTGAATTTGGAATCGAGTTCCAACTCAGATTGTCCATAAAAGGCCAAGTGATGGCTGACTTCGTGCTGGAATACTCTCGAAGGCCCTCCCAACACGAGGAGCCAAGCGAAAAATAATGGTGGACTTTACGCGTTGATGGGGCCTCTCGATCGCCGGATCCGGAGTAGGACTCCTGTTGCAATCCCCAACCGGAGAGCATCTGAAGCAAGCCATCTGGCTGGGATTCCCCGCCTCTAACAATGAAACAGAAATGAAGCCGTCTTAGCCGGATTGGACCTCGCTTTAGCCCTATCCGTCTCCAAACTTCGGGTTTATAGTGATTCCCAACTTGTGGTAAGACACGTTCAGAAAAAATATGAGGCCAATGATGCACGCATGGCGCGATACTTAAACAAAGTGAGAGACACCTTGCAACGATTCGACGAATGGACGATTGAGAAAATCAAGCGGACTGAAAACTCACGTGCCGACGCCCTAGCAGGCGTAGCTGCTCTCtcttcccatcaaagaagcTATACTATTGCCTATATATGTGCAAACCAAACCCTCTGTCACGGAAACCTCTACTTGCAATGCCATCGAAGAAAACGAAGCAAACGACAAAAGCTGGATGACAGCCATCATCGAATACTCCGGACAGGCACCCTGCCGAAGAAACCAAGCAAGCACACAAGATCCGGGTACAAGCCGCCCGCTTCANNNNNNNNNNNNNNNNNNNNNNNNNNNNNNNNNNNNNNNNNNNNNNNNNNNNNNNNNNNNNNNNNNNNNNNNNNNNNNNNNNNNNNNNNNNNNNNNNNNNNNNNNNNNNNNNNNNNNNNNNNNNNNNNNNNNNNNNNNTCCGCTTCAAAAAGGCGGACTTCCATAAAATCCTCCCGGCTCTTCGCCTCAGCAAGCTCCTCTCGAAGAACCTCGTTCTCCTCTCGAGCAGTAGATGAACTAGCTTCAAGCCTGCTCCACTCTCAAACGCAACctctcttcatcatttttccgCTGAGACACGAAGGATTTTGTAATCAGCAGTCTCCAAGCAGGTCAAAGAAGGTCGCGTTGACGAGCCATACCGCGAAGGCCACTCACCAGCTGCAGGAGAACACTCAAGCAAAGAAAGGCAAAGTTACAAACCATGTATCAAACGCATCAATATAAAAGAATCAAGACACAAATTATACCATCTCCACTGTCTCGAACATCTTGGCTGAAGGCACTCCAACGTCAGAACCAGAAGAGATCCGTTTTAGCTTCTCTTCCATCTCCGCATAGCTAAAAGGGCTAGCAGAGTTGAAAGTGCATCATAAAAAAGACTCCTCCCAAGGAGGCATTGGAAAGTGATTCCTCCTCCGGGACCACGGCCTTCAGCATTCTCAGCCGGCTGGGTCTCTCTGGATGGAACCTCATCCGGCACCAACACTGGGGTGGTTGGGT
The sequence above is drawn from the Vitis riparia cultivar Riparia Gloire de Montpellier isolate 1030 chromosome 6, EGFV_Vit.rip_1.0, whole genome shotgun sequence genome and encodes:
- the LOC117917110 gene encoding uncharacterized protein LOC117917110, producing MALSHRKKAVSKRATTANSPPGDDKVERGKCNIANLGIVDGATPSRYACETRTQQPGRPKPPATTTRGVHHDPTVTPIPQNVLSHRDPLVTPMVQNVPPHQAVRTIGKNPPNEPPIGSISKRLDDMLSTPFCSHIIHYEPPRGFLVPKFSTYDGCSDPFDHIMHYRQLMTLDIGNDPLLCKVFLASLQGQALSWFHRLPPNSVDNFRDLSEAFVGQYLCSARHKQNISTLQNIKMKDNESLREFVKRFGQAVLQVEACSMDAVLQIFKRNICPDTPFFESLAKKPPMTMGDLFRRANKYSMLEDDVRAATQQVLVAGQPSKGNIEGSAKLLDRPRPSDRRQEGLSRPEMPPLTPLSITYEKLLSMIQSMFDFRWPRPLGSDLSRRDHSKKCASHKEHDHTTETCRSLQYLVERLIKAGHLRQYLRSDARDRDAARGHDSGTPAIPAAPKAVINYINGGPSDEEINSKRKRQKLLREAMTPHGYYVRTATPLILSLGIDKFNVRRILVDPGSSADLVQAAVISHMVGHNLVGLENPGRILSGFNGASTISLGDIVLPVQAGPVTLNVLFSVVQDLLPFNIILGRTWLHCMKAIPSTYHQMVSFLTEDEQINLYGSQLAARQ